TCCACAGTGTGCGGTTTGACGCCTCCTCCCTGGCGAGCGGTATCTACATCTATCGGGTGGAGCTGCAGAACGGACAGTCCATCACCCGGAAAATGACCCTGATCAAGTAATCCCCGGCCTATCCATATCCACACATTTCACACTACTCAAGATTGCATATGATGCGTAGCACCGCCATTGCGGGGGTTCTGGCACTGGCGGTGTCACTACATCCCTGCCCGTGGACCGGGATGTCGGTTGCCGAGGCCCGTCCCGCAACAGACGACATCCGTATCTCTACCGAAAACTCCCTGCCGGAGGATGGTCGTGCAGGTTTGGCCGGCGGAGGCGACTGGTCGCATATCCCCCGTTCGAGAACGTTCGATGTGGTGACCTGGAACATTGAGTGGTTCGGAGATGCCACACGCGGCCCGTCCGACAACGAGCTCCAGTTCAATAACGTTGTGGAGATCATCCAAACCATGCAGCCCGACCTGATCGGTGTCCAGGAGATTGCCGACCAGGCGCAGTTCGACCGCCTGATGGATGAATTGCCGGAATACGAAGGGTTTATCACAAACTTCTCGCAGCCTCAGCAGACCGGGTTCATCTTCCGCTCCGAATCGGTGGATACCCTCTTTACCCGGATGCTGGACTCGCAAATGGGGATGAGTTTCTATCACTGGGCGGGCCGTTTTCCGCTCGAAGTGGCATTCGTCGCGTCGGTCGAAGATACCGACAAAGTGATGATGGCGGTGGTGATCCACGCCAAGGCCATGTCGGACGAAAAAGATTACAACCGGCGGGTGGCGGCATCGGCGCAAATCAAGGAGTACTTCGATCACAGCATCGGCTCAACACCGCTCCTGTTCCTCGGCGACTACAACGACAGGGTGACTGGAACCAATGCCGGCGACGACCTGCCCTCCCCATATCGCAATTTCGTACTGGATCCCTATTACGAAGTGGTTACCCTGCCGGTGGAAGAGGCGGGTGAGGCCTCCTGGCCCGGCATCGGAAGCCATTTTGAGGCCAGCATGATCGACCACATAACGGTTAACCGGCCGCTGGCCGACTCATGGTTGCGCGGATCGGAGCGAGTCTATTATCCGTATTACATTTCGCAGTACCATAACACAACCTCCGACCACTATCCGGTAAAAGCCCGTTTTGACATCACCGGGAAGGCTACGGTCACCAGCGCCGGAACCGGCGACGATACGCCGCCCGCCGAGCACCCCGGTCCCGCCCGCCTGATGGCGAACTACCCAAACCCGTTCAATCCGGCTACTTCCATCCCTTTCCGGCTGGAGGAGCCGACACGAGCCAGTCTCACCATCTACAGTACGCTCGGACAAAAGGTTGCGCAGCCTGTCCGTGACCGCTTCCACCCTGCCGGCACGCACACGGTGCGATTCGAGGCCGGGTCGCTGCCGTCCGGCCTCTACCTGTACGAATTGCGAACCGACGGCGGATTCCGAACAGCCCGGACGATGCATCTGGTCAAATAGCCGGCTTCTTCAAATTACGCGAATCCGGCACCCTGGCCACGCTTCGGTGCCCGTATTACGGCCGCCGGTATCAGGTGCCAACACCTGTGATGATGCCGATGGCTCCCGGAAAACCATTTCTCCCCGGCACAGCGGATTCTCATTGATGATGATTCGGTGTCCGGGTTGGGAACTTGTGGGTTAATAATTAGTTAGAGCGCTCTGACTTGATAGACCTGGAATTCAGATCATTTTTATACCCCGAACCTCTGTAATCGAGTGTATTTTATGCGCTTTTTTACCCTCGTTGAAATTTCGGGTGTAATCTTTACCTTCGTTCAATAGGTTCTAGTGACCTCAATGGGGTTGTGATTCCCTCTGCATAAACACAATGATCCAGCGTAACGGCTAACTCCAATGTAAGACAGATTTGAAATTTTCAGTCCAAATAACGGGAGCCTAAGAATCGAACAACAATTTCCTTTTTATGTCATTATATTTAAAGAACTGTTGCGCACCTCAAACTGATTGTCATTAGCTTGATTCCACATTTTCTCTCCTTGCCATAAGACATTGAATATTATGGACCTTCAATCTTCTAAACTCGAATTAGTCAGACTGATTCTCAAAATCGATAATCAGCAAACCATCAATAAGCTCACTGAAGTGCTCAAAGAGCAAGATCCCGATTTTTGGCATGAGCTCAGTGATCAGCAAAAAGAAGAAATCAAGTTCGGCATCAATCAACTCGATGACGGCCAAAGAATAAGCATGGAAGAATTCATTTCTAAACATTCTTGATGTGCTTAAAGTCTACCTCTCCCCTTTGGCTGAAAAGAAGTTATCGTTACTTCTTGAATTTATTGAGCAACAATGGACCAAAAAGGAACGAGACGAGTTCCTGCAAAAAGTATTAAACACATTCAAAAGAGTAGCTACTCATCCTGAGAGTTGTCCAAAGTCGGATACTTTTCCGAATCTATTTAAATGTGTTGTGAGTAAACAAACATCGTTTTTCTATCGATTCAGCTCTGAAGAGCTTGAAATTATAACGATTTTTGATAATCGTCAGAATCCACATAAAATTGATACTGAGATCAAAAAATATTTTAGCCAATAATGAGAATTATAAATTTTGATTTCTCTGCTATTAAATTGGCAACCACTCTTGATCTTCACTGATTTCTAGTTCGATTGTTATTAATAAATCTTGTTATAGTAACCGCACTCTAACAAAAAAAATCAAGCGGACGCGGGTAGCGTCCGCTCCCTAAGCGCTGCTTTTCACCGCGCCGCTTAAATTTTGAGCGTTATGGAGTGTTAAAACCCGACCTTGTCTACCCCTCCATCC
The Balneolales bacterium ANBcel1 DNA segment above includes these coding regions:
- a CDS encoding T9SS type A sorting domain-containing protein codes for the protein MMRSTAIAGVLALAVSLHPCPWTGMSVAEARPATDDIRISTENSLPEDGRAGLAGGGDWSHIPRSRTFDVVTWNIEWFGDATRGPSDNELQFNNVVEIIQTMQPDLIGVQEIADQAQFDRLMDELPEYEGFITNFSQPQQTGFIFRSESVDTLFTRMLDSQMGMSFYHWAGRFPLEVAFVASVEDTDKVMMAVVIHAKAMSDEKDYNRRVAASAQIKEYFDHSIGSTPLLFLGDYNDRVTGTNAGDDLPSPYRNFVLDPYYEVVTLPVEEAGEASWPGIGSHFEASMIDHITVNRPLADSWLRGSERVYYPYYISQYHNTTSDHYPVKARFDITGKATVTSAGTGDDTPPAEHPGPARLMANYPNPFNPATSIPFRLEEPTRASLTIYSTLGQKVAQPVRDRFHPAGTHTVRFEAGSLPSGLYLYELRTDGGFRTARTMHLVK
- a CDS encoding type II toxin-antitoxin system RelE/ParE family toxin; this translates as MLKVYLSPLAEKKLSLLLEFIEQQWTKKERDEFLQKVLNTFKRVATHPESCPKSDTFPNLFKCVVSKQTSFFYRFSSEELEIITIFDNRQNPHKIDTEIKKYFSQ